CTTCCACTCACCTACATCAACTCAACACTcaataattaaatgtaaaatgtttgagGTTTACTAAAATGATCCTGTATCATAAATATAGATGAACAATTACAGGACAAGTTTCCACCAAAAACAGCACAATACGTCAGGTTAACACAGCATATTAATTTTGTAGTAAATACAGCAAATTGATATCACTGTCGTCTCTTTAAGTAAAGCCGGGGGAAAGAGATTATGACTCCAGTAAACTGAAGTCTTCCTGTGTTTCACTGTCCTGTGCTGCCATCTTGTGGATACCAAAACACTGCAACTAGACATTTTAACACATAGGTAGCCTAAATTAGATAACACTATGAGAGCTTTTAAACCTAAACACCCTTACATGTAGTCTCCAAGCACTCGGATGTGTAAATagacaactgtttgctaacacatcTTGATGAGGTGATGATATGCAGTGTTGGGGACTAATGAACTACATGTAATTAAACTAACTACATTTTGCAGTAGCTTGCTGGTAGTTCAACTACATTCATATTTGCATAGTGATTCAAGtagtttaattacttttttcccaattttgtgtaatttactcctgaaaatacaaaaaatctaGGGCCATAAAAGTaaagtattgatttttaaaatttgtattttacCATTGCTTCTCTCTTGTACAGTGGAGTATCCATTGTACAAGAGAGAAGCAATGGTAAAATACaaattgagggggaaaaaatctgagatttctagaataaggtcataatattacaaggataaagtcataggtttacgagaaaaaaagttgtaatattatgagattaaagtcataagtttacgagaaaaaaatcataatattacgagaataaaatcataagtttacgagagaaaaagttgtaatattatgagaataaagtcagaggtttacaagaaaaaaaaagtcgtattatgagaataaagtcataaatttatgagtcTGGCAGCCACAACCacacttgacctttgacctttgtaTAGCGCCTGCATGTGCAAAAGAGCGTCCGTTGCTCAGTGCTCACACAGCGACAGCGTCATCATCTTCAGCAAGTTGAAGACTGCTTTAGTTGTTAAGATTGTACAAGTCAGATGTTACAAAACTGACACGTGAGACAATAGGCCCTATTTGTTTAGACCACAGCTGAAGTTGGTCAAACGGTCTAAAAAAGGTGCaagttaaatattttttgaacggggtgtttttttttaaggtttatGTAGGCCAATGTCCTGTGAACAAGTGGGCACTTTTTGAAATAAACTCAATTGAATGACATCTTTtgctgtcatgtttttttttacaaagtagtTTGAGCTTCAGATCAATCCGCACACGCACAAACAGACTTAAAAACAGCTATTTTCCAACTGCCATAAACCTCCTGAACTCTGacgtctcctctgtctgagttgaacacgtgcaatgtaaatgtgcaataacacgttggtcacttttgtgtcatttttgcaacgtaaatactgtaaatctactgttatggatatgtgcaataacatgctgatcactctgacGGAcattttgtgcaataatctggcaaaactgtaatctggcaaCTGTCATcgcatcaatatacatattgtatttttatattttatattgtataatcttttatattttttatatttatattgcactatctctttttttattgtattatcttttcattagcacctatgggattgtcacaatctaatttcgttgtactacacaatgacaataaagggctttcATCTTGAACCACTTTTTCTAAATATCTTAGTGGTTAACCAAACTAGATTTCTCCATAGTGTAGCTTTGCTGTAGTTCAACTTCCTCCAGTGTGAAGGGGGAATTAGTGGCTTGCAAAACTCTGCTTTCAGAGTAGCTCCTCcagtgttttagtgttttagtTCTTCTGCCTCCACTGCATGCAGGAACAACAACGCCAGTCCCTTGCTTGGACCGCAGGTGGCGGTAAATCTCATTAAAGGCACGAACCCGTTTActgaacagaagaagaagaagaagaaccatAGCAACGattaaaacaaagatggcggtgTCAGCTGCTGTGTTCTGGTCCAGTTCAACACTATTCTGTTTATTCCTCTCGTTTACTGACGTCACTAcgaacgaaaacacaacaagcgACAACTTGAGTACGACGCCGGGTGACCAGGACGTCACATACGACGTTACGGACAGTTATACACCGACACAGCCGACAGAGTTTGACTCCACAACGccgacaccgacaccgacaccgaGCTACAGCAGCACCGAGGAGCCCGTCCAGCCCACCGTGCCCGCTGAGCCGACCGAGGAGCCCGTCCTGCCGACCGAGGAGCCTGTCCTTTCGACACCGAACTCCAGCAGCACCGAGCAGCCCGTCCAGCCCACCGTGCCCGCTGAGCCGACAGAGGAGCTCGTCCTGCCCACCGTGCCCGCTGACCCGCTGCCCGTCTCCGGCCGCCTGCTCACCCCCGTCACTAACGGTACTATTCTCAATTATTAGTATTGTATTAAATAGCTATCCAGCTTAGCTTTACACTCTGTTAGTTAGTTCTTGTAGTGCCAGGTAACATAGGTTAAATCACATCAAGTAGTGTTCCTCTGATGACAACCTTAAATCGAGATGTTTTTACATGGAGTTTGGTGTGGAAGTTGGAGGTCTAAAATACCACAAGTAGGctacatttgttttatgtttgcaTACCAGCATTTCAAATGTCTGACTGAAGAAATACTTTACATGCTTCTAAGTACACAAACAATATGTGAACATTACAACTATTTATACATAAAGAATATAGAAAGTAATAACTAGTTGTACATACACATCTGCTCTTTCAGATATCCACCTGCACACACAACCATATCATAGATGTACAGGTACTGGGACATATCCTGCATAGCtttgtaaaatgtataatatattttcaaATCAGTTACACAGACAACCTTAAAAACCTCTGGTGAATAGACTCTAAAACCTTCAAACAAATGTGTTATCAAATATGTAGTACCtcattcatgttttatatgACACAAGGTTTGTCTGTAACACAgttgacaaaataatgaataaaatgtttgttttcattaaaatatttaaaaagacattAGAACTTAAGCTTGGCAATTTATGAATTTAGCACATTTAGGGGGTATATTATGGTAACAActaaattatttatcaaaaaagaaaactgactTATTCACTTTTTGGTTGCCATGAAATGTACCCCTAATTATAGAATGACTCAcatacacatgcagacacataaTGGCCATGTAAtgtacactgatcagccataacattatgaccactgacaggtgaagtgaataacatggattatctcgttataatggcacctggcagtgggtgggatatattagacagcaagtgaacattttgtccttgaagttgatgtgttggaagcagaaaaaaatgggcaagcgtaaggatgtgagtgactttgaccaAAGGGACAAATAGTGATGGCTAgatgactgggtcagagcatctccaaaactgcagctcttgtgggatattcccggtctgcagtggtcaggacctaccaaaagtggaaggaaaaccagtgaaccggcgacagggtcagacccgaggctcattgatgcacgtggggagcgaaggctggcccgtgttgtccgatccaatagaagagctactgtagctcaaattgctgaaaaagttaatgctggttccgataggaAGGTGTCAgaagaacacacagtgcatcgcagtttgttgcttATGGGGCTGCATAGccacagaccggtcagggtgccccatGCTGTCccaatgttatggctgatcagtgtatattcACACAGCATATAACCACACTGAGGTCATATATCTCGGTCAGATAGCCCAGAAGATAGGTAGGTTTGTTGAGTTAATGTTCTGTTTTCTCAATAAGATGGAGAAAGTTGGATAAAGGAGCTTTGTTGTGAGGATGTCTGTCTAACCTGAgctgatgtgtgtttttcagttgaCAGCTTGTGTCCCTGTGACGAGCACAAGGATGTGTGTGACATCAACTGCTGCTGTGACAGAGCGTGCAGTGAGGAGGTGGCTCTGTTCACCGGCTGCTCAGTGGACACTATCAGGCAAGTCTCCCACCTGGTCcaaagggagggggggggggggagggagggggggggggggcatacTAGCCTCTTTCATAAATTTCAGTCCCAATGATTCATAAGTATCCAGGAGCTGCAAAGTGTTGGCACTGTAAGTAAAACTGTAAGGAAACAGAAAAGGCAGTTGATTTCATTTACTGTCAATTCTCAAAAGCCACTATTGAAATAATGGCTGAGCATGGACAAGTAACGGCTGGGTAAAAAACTATGAGGAGGAGTAGAATCACCTGTACTCTAAAAGCTCAGTGTGATGTTCATTACACCGCACTAATTCCATCAGTACAACAACACAGTCATGTCATActcaccactctgctgctcagtTTCTCTTTAATAACAGAAATACTGTTTTTAACACACAAATTAATTACAATCACTTACACTCTCGAGTATATGGTTAAGTCACCGCTTCAacacatttcaaattaaaagcctaGAGGACTAGGGAGGGATTACAGTAAGCCCTTTGAGTCCCTGGAAGGCTTTGAATGTGAAATATATCTGTTTCAGTGACAGTAGCTCAACATACATAGATGGAGCGAAGCAAAATGGAAGTGGCTGAAAACACTATGTGTGACATGACTCTAGTTGGAATTAATGCTGTGGTAATGTACATTATGTTGAATTAATCAAGGCAAAAAGGCAAACACATGGGAAGTGTTGAGTTTGTATTAACAGCAAGTTAAAATAGGATAAAATCAGAAAACAGGGAGGCCTCttcataaaatatgataaaatatgcaacagggaaaatcagaaataaaggcatgtctgtaataaaactgtttcaaataaaGGTCTGGTTCTCTCTGCAGTACATCACTTCTACGAGTCCGGccagtgttttataatttacagtaaattaatTCAGTTTGACTTGAATTCATATAAAAGATTTGAAATATGATTTTATTCACAAGGCACAGTTTACTTGTACATTTATGTTGAATTACATGCTTGCTTCTGGTCATATTTAATGACTCCTTTTCCATTCTGTATCAGTATGAATAGGACTCCTCAGTTTAATGTTTCGGACAGGTTTACACATGAAAGTAACATCtgtctacatacagtacacgtATAGGCTCATCTttgatgtttcttttttgtttgcaGTGGCAAAAAGCAGCTCTGCAGCCACGACGTAGCATCCTACTCTTTAGGGAGCACAGTAGATGGCTACTCCGAGCTACAGTCGTCTGTCCGGAAGGAGACTAATTATGACATCTTCTGCATTCAGTCGCAGAACCGTAAGTCATTAATGGTGTTCATTTGGATTAGAAACGACCTatgaataaagtatttttaagaaaatatcgcttattacttaaagggataCTTTAGAATTTTATAGTAGTATGACGTtattctccatagtcagtgtattacctacagtagatggagtttgtagaaacagacaggagtaccagcacgggagcaaagcaacgtactgctgtggacggaggcagCAGCTAAACGCATTTAAGACAcctaaaaaatctatatcagtttaagtgtgcgctatatttataatattttcactgctttaccttgctgtcagacagccctttctgacggggaactgaagctcttatatccatctatgttctcttcaaagccaccagactcctttgacagaAACGTAATTTTACCTGACAGACcgcaggagttgctggtctaccgctgctttgatcggttagtttgtttgtgttattgtgtgactttggtgaatctgaactaaccccttaaaacaccaaagtcacacaataaaacaaataagcttaccgatcgaggcagcagtagaccagcaactcttgTGTTCTGCCTATGTGATCTGCGTGGgccttttttttaggtgtctagaATCCGTTTAGCTGctgcctccgtccacagcagtacattgctttgctcccatgctggtactcctgtctgtttcttcaaactccatctactgtagttatacactgactatggagaagtacctcatacatcAAAACATTCAAACTATACCTTTGATGCTGAATTTAAAGGATAAAACTGGTGTAATTTTCCCAATTTTTAGAATATATTATACAGAATATTGTTGTATGGCCACTTGTAGGCTGACATAGACCACGAACTGTATGCAGCCATGTCACAaactctttctccatctccatgTCCGTCTCAGTTGCTGACTATTTGTTCTGTCTAGGTGTTGATGGATTATCTCATCCCCCTCCTGTTCTGCCAGCTGACAGCAACTTTGACTCACTCTTTAAAGAATTCACCAGCTTTATCTTTGGCTCAGAGGAGAACAGTGGTCAGGTATCCACTGCAGAGCTCCAGGCCTCGTCTGGATACCAGGCGAGTCTCTGTTTTAACTGTTaatctgtctctgttttttctcaACTTGTTTATTTGTAATTATCATGAAGCAATAGCAATGTTCATTCTGTGCTGATGGTTAATGGTTTCAGTATGGCGATGTGATGGTGACAGCAGGAGAGAGTGGACAGAGAGGGATGTTCTGGGTGCCAGCTCCTGGTCTCACTGCTGACTGTATGGACACCAGTCCTGCAGGTAACTCCTACTCACTGGAAGATGGGACTGTGTCACTTTTGCTGAACTATGGTGTCACTGCGGCAATTGTGTGACTATTATGGGATAATGATAAATGCTAAAACATAGTGTAATGGTAGCACAAGTAGAGTTAttaagtcagcaaactgactcAGTAATATCAGTTACATTCCGACAGtccgatatatatatatatatatatatatatatatatatatatatatatatataaaaggctcattctaaggtaacgaaaacatgattcttagtttcaggtgattatacactaaatcaaacacattatattccatttctgccaatagatccccctaattgttacacactgttcctttaagggtcTGAGTGTCTGTATTTTGGCTACACTGTTTATTATAGACTTATTATAGGAGCTGAGGTTGATCTTTCAAaattagaaaagaaaacataaaaaacctCACAAATGTATGCCATATCCATTAAGCCTAAATGATcaaaaattaaaaactaaaaagccCAAAACGTCCCTAGTGATGCACAAGGTTTAAGTAGTGTATCATAATACAAAGGTTCCCAAGTATAAAAGCTGAATTGGGTTCATATAGTGTACTGAAATTGAATGTGCTtaatttttgttacatttggtAGTCTTTGACAGATAGTGACTGATTTCAATTGATCCTCACTGAAACACTGTTAGGATAAGAAATAGAAAGATTTGTAAACATTTCACCCCCATAAACACCATACCATGCATAATGTGAAGAACTGACTTTAAATTACTGGAATACATTTGCAAATCGTATGCAAAACTGTAGTTGCTGAACACTTCAACAGTGTTATGACAACTTCTAACAACACTgttatgaatgttatatttAAGATTTGACCAGCACTCATGGACATGTCACATGACTGCTGTCATAATACACGATGCAAAGTACAACACAAATAAAAGCCAAACCCAGTAAAGGTTGATAAGTCTGAATTATACCCTGTAACAGGAGTGTTGTAGTTATGCTTCTTCAGAAACTTCAGAGAAAATCCTTCATGCTTTTATGTAATCATATTAAGATTATTTCATCTTTTGTatgccattatttttttttttaaatatttctttcaAATCCACAGCTTTCAAAGAGtctgacattttaggaaatattcCTCTTTACGTCGTATTGTAATTTCATATTTCAAACATGCTTAAAAGAATTTAAAGGAATataattttttcattttgtgtgcGTGTTTTTGCTTTAGTTTTTTCCTGTTTGTCTCCCCAGCGTTCCTAAAGGATCAGAGCAGTCGTTGTTCCCGGCGTGTGGTCCTGCAGCAGAACTGCAGCACTCTGCCGGCCCTCCGCATGGACACCTATACCACCATCCGGCTCTTTGCTGTGAGTCTCAAGTTTACTCTGCCGCACACTGCTGTCCACCCTCAAACACTCTCAGACATCATCAGTGAGGGATGTTTAATGTACTCCAGGAGATATACTGGGATTAAAGGAGCAATCCACCTGATTTACCTGATTCAAGTCTTTTGTGAGTTCCctaactttatggaagtgcaacaCTTAATAACTCAAGTACTCTTTGAAGTGTTATAACTGAGTTCCCTTTTGTTAACCttcttttctgaatctgctccaGCTATTATCTTCTTAACAGAAATATTGGAGGTAGCTGGAAAGTGTTTTGGATAAGAGAAAAAACGTAACGTGGATGTTTGTACAAACGCACAAGATGAATGAGCTACTGCATTGGAAATGcttaaaacacagagaaactaCAAAAAGAGAATCAGCTGATGTCAATTTAAAGATGTTAAAGTAATCTTTTCCACTCTACAGGGGAAGACTGAAGATGCAGCAGTAAGTACGCctactttttttgtttaactCTGAAACGATCTGTCAGTTAATTAGTCGATCGACACAAAATTAAATTGACAACTATTGTGATAATCGATTAACCGTTTAAGTCAGGTTAAATCAGGTTAAATGCCACAACTTCATAACAAACTTCTTGAAACACATGTAATACAAAAGAATGCcttcatatatgtgtatatagtcACACTGCCTCTTTTTCACACGCCATCACATCCCCTGCCTAACCAGGAAATTTAGCAAGACACTGACATTCCTTTTGCGCAAAGAATAGACACACAACTTGTCACACAGCACATAGTGCAATAAGTTAGCACAGACAACAAGTTGAGGTTAACTGCTGCAATGTGAGGACaggaaaaaacacttttacatttttctcaCAACTTTATGCTCAGTTACCAAGAAGAAGGAAGTATTCAGTTATTGTCACACTTTACTTTTTGCTTTACATTACTGCAAACTATTTAATCAAACTATACTGGTGGTTTCTCAGAAAGGTTTTTCCTACCATCCATAGATTCATTTTAGTATGgtatgaaaaacaaacagtggGGACTTGAAACTTGATTGAGATATATAATCACCACAGGGAACACCCTGTTTGCTTTTAACGTTTAATGCCCATGATAAgatatctgtaaaaaaaaaaaaatagacgcCAATGGAAATTAATGGCGGGCTGGAATGCTGGTACAACACACTGAAACAagcagcagtgctttgagctaagtACTCACATCAGCCATGCAAAGGTGCCGTGCCATTATTCCGATGGCCCATCATTCCCGAAACcccaatagtctgaaaaaagcCTGTTATCCTGAAAACATACTCCCAATaatacacactctccctgcaacaaacagaagcacatggttaattattatgcaaaatgttttttttttctgccatagCAAGGCATGACCCGTCCTACtcagcctctgattggcttaccctgatattcttaccctaaccaCTCCctctcctcatgcctaaacctaaccaactaaCACAACTAAGGCTACGAgtaccagccaatcagaggcagagtaggacGGATGCCTTTGCCAGTAGGAAACAAAGAAATCGGAAAAATataattctgcataataattagccacatgcttctgtttgttgcagggaGAGTGAGTGTTTTTGGCGCAACGGTGGGTGTTTGCTTTCAGGATAACgggctgtcggacaaatgggcaGTTATCTGTGAGGACATGCTCACAATAACAATGTTAACATGCAAATGTTTAGCaggcatcattttttttttttttatcatgttcACAATCATAGTTTAGGGTGCTAACATATGCCAACTAGCactgaacacaaagtacagctgaggctgttgggaatatcattAATTTAGCAAGTGTGTGGTCATAAACCAAGGTATTGGACACATTAAATGTTTGACCCGATAGTGGCGCTAGATTAAAAGTCAGAGGGTCACAAAACGtattataattcatcctgaggagaACGTGAAtgtcatggtaatccatccattagtagttgagatatttcagtctggaccaaccAGTAAACAAACTGCTGTAAATGAGCGCACAGGATGAGTCTGAAGAACATTTGGgtgaaataaatgttaataagagtTGAGTAATGTGGGTGTTTGTGACGTTGCTGGAGGTTGTTCCTGTGGAGGTGGCTTCAGTCATCCTGCAGTCTGTTGATGGGACTCAGACAGAGCTAAAGATCAGCGGTGGAGAAAACCTCAACCCTGTTCTCCTGAATCCAACCCTCTGTGCTAATGTGGTGCTGAAGGTGAGTTGACCAGACCTCCAACACATGACTGTCTGAACCTGTATTTTTGGATTCATAGCTGAAATTGTGGCCATAGAATGAAAACTCTTGCAAATAAAAATCATTGTCTGCTGGACCTATTAGACTGTTTTGTCTCCGTAGGTTGCCTATGTGATTCGGTACAACCCAGCTGGTGAGATAGTGAATGTGACGGTGTGTCTGGTACTTGGATTTGTCCGTGAGGCAGCGCTGTCCCTGGAACAGGAGTTCCATATCACATTTGTCCAGGTAGTGTCTCAACAAGACATTGTCTATGTATCGTGGAGTGTTAGTCaccaaaggtttttttttctagatgATAAAATGTTTGTAGTGCTTCTGTATGTTGCACTCAGAACTACTAAATGATGTAATAGCCTAAGGGAGGGATTGGGTCCTTGCTGGTAAATTTGCATTGTGAGGGCAGTCTAATAgggttttttttgcatctcaGTCATTGAAActaaaagaacatttttcagtttCCTCACCTTGACATTGAAATAGCAAATCTGCGGCCTAAATAAGCCTCTCTGCTGCAAATGTCCACAGcactacattgctttgctcccgtgctggtactcctgtcttcttctccaaactccatctactgtaggtgatacactgactgtggagcagtacctcatacaaccccacctcaaaacatccaaactatccctttaacacatTTATTACAACTTTTCTGTGATATACTTAGTAGCTAGTATTTggctttattatttgttttgaagGATCTGAGTGAATAAAGCCAAAGAATCACATCTCCAGTGTCTCAGGGAACCTATTTAAATAATCTATAGCGAATGGTATAAAGTGCATGgtgcaagtgcatttagggcgtgtccaactctACATTTGCTGGTTAGACGACGCATAATCTGGGCACAAAGTAAGGCGCAAGGGGCAAAAGGGTTggatttagtctcttaattaatcataggtgaaggcagggtctgaaattcactttttttcactaCCTGCCACTGTGGAAGGcaaattttatctgccacttttgaaatctctgcgataaatgaaggaataacattttagatctgatgtcattcaatgttcgatatattttacacaaaaaaacattatatacatggtaaattacagtgttcaccgtggagggagggtagtgtacacagtactgtactgtactttgttattgttatctatagtggttatttgcataaaaacacacaattcaaatgattatgaatatttaaatatttgctttgattgatTGAAAAAATCTTGGAAAGTTGTTagggaagttaaacaggtcataattctctctttaatatctatttttatattgttgtgaaaacatctccttcaaacaactggatttattcaagtttctcgcacaaaaactcaattttacgggattacatttga
This DNA window, taken from Sebastes umbrosus isolate fSebUmb1 chromosome 9, fSebUmb1.pri, whole genome shotgun sequence, encodes the following:
- the LOC119494758 gene encoding tectonic-1-like — translated: MAVSAAVFWSSSTLFCLFLSFTDVTTNENTTSDNLSTTPGDQDVTYDVTDSYTPTQPTEFDSTTPTPTPTPSYSSTEEPVQPTVPAEPTEEPVLPTEEPVLSTPNSSSTEQPVQPTVPAEPTEELVLPTVPADPLPVSGRLLTPVTNVDSLCPCDEHKDVCDINCCCDRACSEEVALFTGCSVDTISGKKQLCSHDVASYSLGSTVDGYSELQSSVRKETNYDIFCIQSQNRVDGLSHPPPVLPADSNFDSLFKEFTSFIFGSEENSGQVSTAELQASSGYQYGDVMVTAGESGQRGMFWVPAPGLTADCMDTSPAAFLKDQSSRCSRRVVLQQNCSTLPALRMDTYTTIRLFAGKTEDAAVVPVEVASVILQSVDGTQTELKISGGENLNPVLLNPTLCANVVLKVAYVIRYNPAGEIVNVTVCLVLGFVREAALSLEQEFHITFVQEGRQEVAVHYGGNPGYVVGLPLVSGTRTAGGIARSIDPRDTLSLLHSAEDQDCLQGSHRHLPVLFGLDSVSGCTLRLEDAANCSLVFQVLLDVLRGPNRVQYVASFGNTPLDYPLDWVPIENNFNPGEAQSCIIPLSLHLEIGWTKYGSLVNPQAQIVSIKEVIQTNTTSLDMLSGGSSILSIRSSVAFIPVSAAALPGYRATPTIDAKLPFDFFFPFV